In Bacillus sp. SB49, a single window of DNA contains:
- a CDS encoding DUF1360 domain-containing protein gives MLSVFEFLLIGLASFRLTRLLVADYIFEWLRKPFMETKIVKNEEGIEEEWIEPKGFIGEGLSCQWCVGVWSSLLMLLFYMIVPYGEWLIWLLAVAGIQSMLYLWTDRL, from the coding sequence ATGTTAAGTGTGTTTGAATTTCTGTTGATCGGTCTGGCCAGCTTCCGTTTGACCCGTTTGTTGGTCGCGGACTATATCTTTGAATGGCTCCGGAAACCGTTTATGGAAACAAAAATCGTCAAGAATGAAGAGGGAATCGAGGAAGAGTGGATTGAACCGAAAGGGTTTATCGGGGAAGGTCTCAGCTGCCAGTGGTGTGTCGGTGTCTGGTCCTCGCTGCTAATGCTTCTCTTCTATATGATTGTTCCTTACGGAGAATGGCTCATCTGGCTGTTAGCCGTCGCCGGGATCCAGTCGATGTTGTACCTGTGGACCGATCGGCTGTGA
- a CDS encoding MBL fold metallo-hydrolase yields the protein MSFTAMNDHCFYWKGSVNIGYVNKGESGLLIDAGLDRSSIKKVLKEIRKRDLPLTHLFITHAHADHYGGASYVQEQYDVHTMAAPLEEAVLRYPQLEPLYLSGGNDPVPELNNKFLQGPPVRIDDVVGAGKFPIGEMEGEAFFLPGHSYHQLGIKVEGVLYAADSYFGIDTLHKHKIPYLTDAHAALESLRQLRDIPCEGSLPGHGEYETDHTAVIDANIAYHEGILHWLHRFIRGRDGVSQEEVITAMCSRYEVETKGLSQFLLYRTAVTAYLIGLKKAGLIEDRVEGNRWMFHSASHAENI from the coding sequence GTGTCATTTACTGCGATGAACGACCATTGTTTCTACTGGAAAGGTTCCGTCAATATCGGCTATGTAAATAAAGGGGAGAGTGGCCTGCTTATAGACGCGGGACTCGACCGCTCTTCTATAAAAAAGGTGCTCAAGGAGATCAGGAAAAGGGATCTTCCATTGACGCACCTTTTTATTACGCACGCACACGCGGATCATTACGGAGGCGCATCGTATGTGCAGGAACAGTATGATGTCCATACGATGGCTGCTCCGCTTGAAGAGGCTGTCTTACGCTATCCGCAGCTGGAGCCGCTCTATTTGTCCGGTGGCAACGATCCGGTTCCAGAGCTCAATAATAAGTTTCTGCAGGGACCGCCAGTTCGGATAGACGATGTGGTAGGTGCAGGGAAATTTCCAATAGGGGAGATGGAAGGGGAGGCGTTTTTTCTTCCGGGCCACAGCTATCATCAGCTCGGTATTAAAGTGGAAGGGGTGTTATATGCGGCCGACAGCTATTTCGGCATCGATACCTTACATAAGCACAAAATCCCTTATTTAACAGATGCACATGCTGCTTTGGAGAGTCTTCGGCAGCTTCGGGATATCCCATGTGAAGGATCCCTTCCGGGGCACGGGGAGTATGAAACAGATCATACGGCTGTAATCGATGCAAATATCGCCTATCATGAAGGAATTCTCCATTGGCTGCATCGATTTATCAGAGGCCGTGACGGAGTATCCCAGGAAGAGGTGATCACGGCGATGTGCAGCCGGTACGAAGTGGAAACGAAGGGGCTTTCCCAGTTTCTTTTATATCGGACGGCCGTAACGGCCTATTTGATCGGATTAAAAAAAGCGGGCCTCATCGAGGACCGCGTGGAGGGGAACCGCTGGATGTTCCACTCTGCTTCACATGCTGAGAATATATAA
- a CDS encoding DUF421 domain-containing protein — MDYINITIETLFGFVALFIMTKVLGKSQITQITAFDFIAALVLGELVGNALYDPEVGVLDIGYAILLWSILIYTTEIITEKFKGTRKLLEGMPSLIIYKGKIDREQLKKNKLDLDQLQHLLRSKDVFSMKEVQYALLETDGTMSVLKASQFQNVTRDDMKLTPEEVPLPRTIISDGEIIWDNLMEAGFDEAWLERQLKAQNYNEPKEIMYAEYTDGDKQLYILSM, encoded by the coding sequence ATGGATTATATAAACATCACAATAGAAACACTGTTCGGCTTTGTCGCCCTCTTCATCATGACAAAAGTACTCGGTAAATCCCAAATTACACAGATTACGGCGTTCGACTTCATCGCGGCTCTTGTCCTAGGGGAGCTGGTCGGTAATGCTCTCTATGATCCGGAAGTCGGCGTCCTTGATATCGGGTATGCCATCCTCTTATGGAGCATTCTTATCTATACGACGGAAATCATCACAGAGAAGTTCAAAGGGACAAGGAAACTGCTTGAAGGTATGCCCTCCCTGATCATCTACAAAGGAAAAATCGACAGAGAGCAGTTGAAGAAAAACAAACTCGACCTCGACCAGCTCCAACACCTGCTTCGTTCGAAAGACGTGTTTTCCATGAAGGAAGTCCAGTATGCTCTTTTGGAAACGGACGGTACGATGTCAGTTTTGAAAGCATCACAGTTTCAGAACGTGACGAGGGACGATATGAAACTGACACCGGAAGAGGTGCCGCTGCCGAGGACAATCATCAGCGACGGTGAGATTATATGGGACAACCTGATGGAAGCTGGTTTTGACGAAGCCTGGCTCGAACGCCAGCTGAAGGCACAGAATTACAACGAGCCTAAGGAAATCATGTATGCAGAGTATACAGACGGCGACAAACAGTTATATATTCTCAGCATGTGA
- a CDS encoding GNAT family N-acetyltransferase codes for MDIVKVTKDSQRQDAYYVRRTVFVEEQHVPEELEIDELEESAIHFVGYESGEPVAASRLRFVNGYGKLERICVMKDQRGRSYGKKMIEEMEAVTREYAYDKAKLNAQTQAEKFYESLGYVTISGEFMDAGIPHVTMVKKLS; via the coding sequence ATGGACATCGTTAAAGTCACCAAAGACAGCCAGCGTCAGGATGCTTATTATGTCAGGCGCACGGTTTTCGTAGAGGAACAGCACGTCCCGGAGGAATTGGAGATTGACGAATTGGAAGAATCGGCGATTCACTTCGTCGGATATGAGAGCGGAGAACCAGTCGCCGCGTCCAGACTCCGCTTCGTGAACGGGTATGGGAAGCTCGAGCGAATCTGTGTCATGAAAGATCAGCGCGGCCGTTCATACGGCAAAAAGATGATCGAAGAAATGGAAGCCGTGACGCGTGAATACGCGTACGACAAAGCGAAATTGAATGCACAGACCCAGGCAGAGAAATTTTATGAATCGTTAGGATATGTCACCATATCCGGGGAGTTCATGGATGCCGGCATCCCGCACGTGACCATGGTCAAAAAACTAAGCTAG